The following are encoded together in the Streptomyces sp. NBC_00358 genome:
- a CDS encoding DUF485 domain-containing protein produces MSYDSSVPRPARPPRGEQDSPAHHVPAPAGEPLGGGASPRTWTGHHRDLRILRRAYRRQRRVTTFAVLGCFTLFLGLTAGCPGLMDRPVAGGLSTGLVLALSQIPATWLAVLVYESTARRYVDPLARRVNRSTPWASADQEQEL; encoded by the coding sequence ATGTCGTACGACAGCTCCGTCCCTCGTCCCGCGCGACCGCCGCGGGGAGAGCAGGACTCCCCCGCCCACCACGTCCCGGCCCCGGCCGGGGAACCCTTAGGCGGCGGGGCATCACCCCGCACCTGGACCGGGCACCATCGAGATCTGCGCATCCTGCGCCGCGCCTATCGGCGGCAGCGGCGCGTGACCACGTTCGCGGTGCTCGGCTGCTTCACCCTCTTCCTCGGCCTCACCGCCGGCTGTCCCGGCCTCATGGACCGTCCCGTCGCCGGAGGCCTCTCGACCGGACTGGTGCTCGCCCTTTCCCAGATCCCCGCCACCTGGCTCGCCGTCCTCGTCTACGAGAGCACGGCCCGCCGCTACGTCGATCCCCTGGCACGCCGGGTGAACCGGAGCACTCCCTGGGCGAGCGCCGATCAGGAGCAGGAGCTGTGA